The following are encoded in a window of Arthrobacter antioxidans genomic DNA:
- a CDS encoding MBL fold metallo-hydrolase, with protein MKLTIVGCSGSFPGPQSPASCYLLSAQWQGRTWRILLDLGNGSLGALQRHMDLREIDAIFLSHLHPDHCMDLCGLHVAVHWDPSGWGLPRIPVWGPAATADRMASAYGLELDPGMHEDFDFQSWTDRGPVTVGPFTITPYQVLHPIEEAYALRVEVAETDAEGVDRTRVITYSGDTDACDGLVDAARDADIFLCEAAFHEGRDDGISGVHLTGKRAGDVATRAAAKRLLLTHLPVWNDANVAVSEARESYDGHLAVAVAGVSYTV; from the coding sequence ATGAAGCTCACGATCGTCGGGTGCAGCGGCTCCTTCCCCGGCCCCCAGTCGCCGGCGTCCTGCTACCTGCTCAGCGCGCAGTGGCAGGGCCGTACCTGGCGGATCCTCCTCGATCTCGGCAACGGGTCGCTCGGCGCCCTGCAGCGGCACATGGACCTCCGCGAGATCGACGCCATCTTCCTGTCCCACCTGCACCCCGACCACTGCATGGACCTGTGCGGACTGCACGTCGCCGTCCACTGGGATCCCTCCGGCTGGGGACTGCCCCGCATCCCCGTGTGGGGTCCGGCGGCGACCGCGGACAGGATGGCGAGCGCCTACGGCCTCGAGCTCGACCCGGGCATGCACGAGGACTTCGACTTCCAGTCGTGGACCGACCGCGGCCCGGTGACGGTGGGGCCCTTCACGATCACCCCGTACCAGGTCCTCCACCCCATCGAGGAGGCGTACGCGCTGCGCGTCGAGGTGGCCGAGACCGATGCGGAAGGCGTGGACCGCACCCGCGTCATCACCTACTCCGGCGACACCGATGCGTGCGACGGGCTCGTGGATGCCGCCCGCGACGCGGACATCTTCCTGTGCGAGGCCGCGTTCCACGAGGGCCGCGACGACGGCATCTCCGGAGTCCACCTCACGGGCAAGCGGGCCGGCGACGTCGCCACGCGGGCGGCGGCCAAGCGCCTCCTCCTGACCCACCTGCCGGTCTGGAACGATGCCAACGTCGCCGTGAGCGAAGCCCGCGAGAGCTACGACGGCCATCTCGCCGTCGCCGTCGCCGGCGTCTCCTACACCGTCTGA
- the murI gene encoding glutamate racemase: MSPEPTNTDRSEAPIGIFDSGVGGLTVARAVIDQLPHESVIYVGDTANGPYGPLPIARVRAHALGVMDELVDSGVKLLVIACNSASAAVLRDARERYTARYGIPVIEVIQPAVRRAVAATRSGRIGVIGTTATVGSRAYEDTFAAAPHLEITSVACPAFVEFVEAGVTGGEALLRTAEEYLRPLRAAGVDTLVLGCTHYPLLTGVISYVMGDSVTLVSSAEETAKDVYRALVSHGLERETTAPGVHRFVATGDAASFEVLARRFLGPEVLSVQHVDHVAAQYPTGSLARITPEMIAAAGFPPA; this comes from the coding sequence ATGAGCCCTGAGCCAACGAACACGGACCGCAGCGAGGCGCCCATCGGGATCTTCGACTCCGGCGTCGGCGGACTGACGGTCGCCCGAGCGGTCATCGACCAGTTGCCCCACGAATCCGTCATCTACGTCGGTGACACCGCGAACGGCCCGTACGGCCCGCTGCCGATCGCCCGGGTCCGGGCGCACGCGCTCGGTGTGATGGACGAACTCGTCGACTCCGGCGTCAAGCTGCTCGTGATCGCCTGCAACTCCGCCTCCGCCGCGGTCCTCCGCGATGCGCGGGAGCGCTACACGGCGCGCTACGGCATCCCCGTGATCGAGGTCATCCAGCCCGCGGTGCGCCGTGCCGTCGCCGCCACCCGCTCGGGCAGGATCGGCGTCATCGGCACGACGGCGACCGTCGGCTCGCGCGCCTACGAGGACACCTTCGCGGCCGCGCCGCACCTCGAGATCACCTCCGTGGCCTGCCCCGCGTTCGTCGAGTTCGTGGAGGCCGGTGTCACCGGTGGCGAGGCCCTCCTGCGGACGGCGGAGGAGTACCTCCGGCCGCTCAGAGCCGCGGGTGTGGACACGCTCGTGCTCGGCTGCACCCACTATCCGCTGCTGACCGGCGTCATCTCCTACGTCATGGGCGACTCCGTGACCCTGGTCTCGAGCGCCGAGGAGACGGCCAAGGACGTCTACCGCGCCCTCGTCTCGCACGGCCTCGAGCGCGAGACCACCGCACCGGGCGTGCACCGCTTCGTCGCGACCGGCGACGCCGCCAGCTTCGAGGTCCTCGCCCGCCGCTTCCTCGGCCCCGAGGTGCTCAGCGTGCAGCACGTGGACCATGTGGCCGCGCAGTACCCGACAGGCAGCCTCGCGCGGATCACGCCCGAGATGATCGCAGCCGCAGGGTTCCCCCCGGCATGA
- a CDS encoding DUF2017 domain-containing protein yields MAKPFKSTRRGITGALEPGEARLLGALLDDVISMLEPETAPSEDPLAALIGMSGADADATAPDDSAVRRLLPDAVRGDDDEALAFRRLTERSLREQKIGALRSSALLIESSPMTLTGEQARLLAQALNDVRLVLADRLSIQTEEDAERLHDIADSKDVDDVESYLALVYNFITWLQESLVQALLKAAKLER; encoded by the coding sequence ATGGCGAAACCCTTCAAATCGACGCGCCGGGGCATCACCGGAGCGCTGGAGCCCGGTGAGGCGCGCCTGCTGGGCGCCCTCCTCGACGACGTCATCTCCATGCTCGAGCCCGAGACGGCGCCCAGCGAGGATCCACTGGCGGCACTGATCGGCATGTCCGGTGCCGACGCCGACGCCACGGCCCCCGACGATTCCGCCGTCCGACGCCTCCTGCCGGATGCGGTGCGCGGCGACGACGACGAAGCGCTCGCCTTCCGCCGCCTCACGGAGCGCTCCCTGCGGGAGCAGAAAATCGGTGCCCTCCGCAGCAGTGCGCTGCTCATCGAGTCCAGCCCCATGACGCTCACCGGCGAGCAGGCACGGCTGCTCGCCCAGGCCCTCAACGACGTCCGTCTGGTCCTCGCCGACCGCCTGAGCATCCAGACGGAGGAGGACGCCGAACGGCTCCACGACATCGCGGACTCGAAGGACGTCGACGACGTCGAGTCCTACCTCGCCCTCGTCTACAACTTCATCACCTGGCTCCAGGAATCGCTCGTGCAGGCGCTGCTGAAAGCGGCGAAGCTGGAGCGCTGA
- the clpS gene encoding ATP-dependent Clp protease adapter ClpS gives MTVGFATGTDTQEAVGTAEKTDLDQPWVVVVWNDPVNLMSYVSFVFQSYFGYSEAKARTLMLEVHEQGRSAVVSGSREKVEQDTVALHSYGLWATFEKAGSE, from the coding sequence ATGACAGTTGGCTTTGCAACCGGTACCGACACCCAGGAAGCGGTGGGGACGGCCGAGAAGACCGACCTCGACCAGCCCTGGGTCGTGGTGGTGTGGAACGACCCCGTGAACCTCATGAGCTATGTGAGCTTCGTCTTCCAGTCCTACTTCGGCTACAGCGAGGCCAAGGCCCGCACGCTCATGCTCGAGGTGCACGAGCAGGGCCGCTCCGCCGTCGTCTCCGGCAGCCGCGAGAAGGTGGAGCAGGACACCGTAGCCCTCCACTCGTACGGACTGTGGGCCACCTTCGAAAAAGCCGGAAGCGAGTAG
- a CDS encoding nicotinate phosphoribosyltransferase encodes MLQASLHSGAAHRRSVFEAFARRLPAGRRYGVVAGTGRLLEALAAFRFDDPQLAFLSDHRIVDDATLAWLADFRFTGSISGYAEGEAYFPNSPILTVESTFAEACILETLILSILNHDSAIASAASRMTGAAAGRPCIEMGSRRTHEESAVAAARAAIIGGFASTSNLEAGRRYGVPTVGTAAHSFTLLHDSERAAFEAQVAAFGCGTSLLVDTYDVEQGVRTAVEVAGPELGAVRLDSGDLVAQARWVRELLDDLGNHTTKIVVTSDLDEFAIGLLASAPVDSYGVGTSLVTGSGAPTAGMVYKLVSRQDDSGRFVSVAKAAKNKASVGGHKLALRRLDEHGRAQAEIVGIGITPADDGNDRPLTQQFVTDGVVLPGWTGPEAVTRAAEQHLRSIAELPGAVRRLQRGEPVIPTEYEEAAS; translated from the coding sequence ATGCTGCAGGCCTCGCTGCACTCGGGTGCGGCCCACCGCCGTTCCGTGTTCGAGGCCTTCGCGCGGCGCCTCCCGGCGGGTCGCCGCTACGGCGTCGTCGCGGGCACGGGCCGGCTGCTGGAGGCGCTGGCCGCCTTCCGGTTCGACGACCCGCAGCTCGCGTTCCTCAGCGACCACCGGATCGTGGACGACGCCACGCTCGCCTGGCTCGCCGACTTCCGCTTCACCGGGTCGATCTCCGGGTACGCGGAGGGCGAGGCCTACTTCCCGAACTCCCCCATCCTGACGGTGGAGTCGACGTTCGCGGAGGCCTGCATCCTCGAGACGCTCATCCTCTCGATCCTGAACCACGACAGCGCCATCGCCTCGGCGGCCTCCCGCATGACGGGAGCCGCGGCGGGACGCCCGTGCATCGAGATGGGATCGCGCCGCACGCACGAGGAATCCGCCGTCGCCGCCGCCCGCGCCGCGATCATCGGCGGCTTCGCCAGCACGTCCAACCTCGAGGCCGGCCGGCGGTACGGCGTGCCCACGGTGGGTACGGCCGCGCACTCCTTCACGCTCCTCCACGACTCCGAGCGGGCGGCCTTCGAGGCGCAGGTCGCCGCCTTCGGGTGCGGCACCTCGCTGCTGGTGGACACGTACGACGTCGAACAGGGCGTCCGCACGGCCGTCGAGGTGGCGGGCCCGGAGCTGGGCGCCGTCCGCCTGGACTCCGGCGACCTCGTGGCCCAGGCGCGGTGGGTGCGCGAACTGCTCGACGACCTCGGCAACCACACCACCAAGATCGTGGTGACCTCCGACCTCGACGAGTTCGCCATCGGGCTGCTCGCCTCGGCGCCCGTCGACTCCTACGGCGTCGGCACCTCCCTCGTGACCGGTTCCGGCGCGCCGACCGCCGGCATGGTCTACAAACTCGTGAGCCGGCAGGACGACAGCGGCAGGTTCGTGTCCGTCGCGAAGGCGGCCAAGAACAAGGCCTCGGTCGGCGGGCACAAGCTCGCACTGCGCCGCCTCGACGAGCACGGCAGGGCGCAGGCCGAGATCGTGGGCATCGGCATCACCCCGGCCGACGACGGCAACGACCGCCCGCTGACGCAGCAGTTCGTCACCGACGGCGTCGTCCTGCCCGGCTGGACCGGGCCGGAGGCCGTCACCCGCGCCGCCGAGCAGCACCTGCGCTCCATCGCCGAACTGCCGGGAGCCGTCCGGCGGCTGCAGCGCGGCGAACCAGTCATCCCCACCGAGTACGAGGAGGCAGCATCATGA
- a CDS encoding isochorismatase family protein, with protein sequence MTRALIIVDVQNDFCEGGSLAVDGGAQVAADISDHIDGQAARYDYIVATQDWHIDPGTHFSETPDFVDSWPVHCVADTKGSDFHPDLDTESIDAVFRKGRFEAAYSGFEGVKAPDDEVPTGDQKLGGAAVDSGDEDPKTLDDWLRDHDVDDVVVVGLATDYCVRATALDALQAGYSVTVPVDLTRGVHEDKSEETLDELEAAGAELVR encoded by the coding sequence ATGACGCGCGCCCTGATCATCGTGGACGTCCAGAACGACTTCTGTGAGGGCGGTTCACTCGCCGTCGACGGCGGTGCGCAGGTGGCCGCCGACATCAGTGACCACATCGACGGGCAGGCTGCGCGGTACGACTACATCGTCGCCACGCAGGACTGGCACATCGATCCGGGGACCCACTTCTCGGAGACGCCCGACTTCGTCGACTCCTGGCCCGTCCACTGCGTCGCGGACACCAAGGGCTCCGACTTCCACCCGGACCTGGACACCGAGAGCATCGACGCGGTGTTCCGCAAGGGCCGGTTCGAGGCCGCCTACTCCGGCTTCGAGGGCGTCAAGGCTCCCGACGACGAGGTGCCGACGGGCGACCAGAAGCTCGGCGGCGCGGCCGTGGACAGCGGCGATGAGGATCCGAAGACCCTCGACGACTGGCTGCGGGACCACGACGTCGACGACGTGGTGGTCGTGGGCCTGGCGACGGACTACTGCGTGCGGGCGACCGCGCTGGACGCACTCCAGGCCGGCTACTCCGTCACCGTGCCGGTCGACCTCACGCGGGGCGTGCACGAGGACAAATCGGAGGAGACGCTCGACGAGCTGGAAGCCGCGGGCGCCGAGCTGGTCCGCTAG
- a CDS encoding DEAD/DEAH box helicase: MSSDTLFGAGAALPPAYPERAAWGTAPKLRQWQSEALEKYFQESPSDFLAVATPGAGKTTFALRVATELVERGIVNRVTVVAPTDHLKRQWADAAARVGLSIDPNFKNADGRHGGAFIGVAVTYAQVASKPMLHRAKTEAARTLVILDEIHHGGDALSWGDGIREAFEPATRRLALTGTPFRSDTAAIPFVEYAEDRDGIRRSRADYTYGYGQALKDHVVRPVMFMAYSGQMRWRTSAGEEMAASLGEASVTKDITAQAWRTALNPAGEWIPAVLAAADKRLTEVRRTVHDAGGLVIATDHDDARAYAGQLKRITGESPTVILSDDAKASSKIEEFSAGDKRWMVAVRMVSEGVDVPRLAVGVYATSTATPLFFAQAVGRYVRARRRGETASIFLPSVPNLMALANQLELERDHALDRPEKDDEGFGLEDALMEAANREDKASDSLTKQKFEALESQASFDRVLFDGGEFGTGGEMGSEDEQDFLGIPGLLDADQVGQLLRQRQQEQQSRRKSRPAAAPAAEPLVVDHRQLTELRGQLAKNVSAWAARTGMPHGQVHTELRRQCGGPAVAQANEDQLQRRLQKLQDWFIGKK; encoded by the coding sequence GTGAGTAGTGACACCCTGTTCGGTGCCGGCGCAGCCCTGCCCCCCGCATACCCGGAGCGCGCGGCCTGGGGGACAGCCCCCAAGCTGCGCCAGTGGCAGAGCGAGGCGCTGGAGAAGTACTTCCAGGAATCGCCGAGCGACTTCCTCGCCGTCGCCACACCCGGTGCCGGCAAGACCACCTTCGCGCTCCGCGTGGCGACGGAGCTCGTGGAGCGGGGCATCGTCAACCGGGTCACCGTCGTGGCCCCCACCGATCACCTCAAGCGCCAGTGGGCGGACGCCGCGGCGCGGGTGGGACTCTCGATCGACCCCAACTTCAAGAACGCCGACGGACGCCACGGCGGAGCGTTCATCGGTGTCGCGGTGACCTACGCGCAGGTCGCGAGCAAGCCCATGCTGCACCGCGCCAAGACGGAGGCCGCCCGCACGCTCGTGATCCTCGACGAGATCCACCACGGCGGCGACGCCCTCTCCTGGGGCGACGGCATCCGCGAGGCGTTCGAGCCCGCGACCCGCCGCCTCGCCCTCACCGGGACGCCCTTCCGCTCGGACACCGCGGCCATCCCGTTCGTGGAATACGCCGAGGACCGCGACGGCATCCGCCGCTCCCGCGCCGACTACACGTACGGCTACGGCCAGGCCCTCAAGGACCACGTGGTCCGCCCCGTCATGTTCATGGCCTACTCGGGCCAGATGCGCTGGCGCACGAGTGCGGGCGAGGAGATGGCGGCGTCCCTCGGCGAGGCATCGGTCACGAAGGACATCACCGCCCAGGCCTGGCGGACGGCACTCAATCCGGCGGGCGAGTGGATCCCCGCCGTCCTCGCAGCCGCGGACAAGCGGCTCACCGAGGTGCGGCGCACCGTGCACGACGCCGGCGGACTCGTCATCGCCACGGACCACGACGACGCCCGCGCCTACGCCGGCCAGCTCAAGCGGATCACGGGGGAGTCCCCGACCGTCATCCTGTCCGACGACGCCAAGGCGTCCTCGAAGATCGAGGAGTTCTCCGCGGGGGACAAGCGCTGGATGGTCGCGGTGCGCATGGTGTCCGAAGGCGTCGACGTCCCGCGCCTCGCGGTCGGCGTCTACGCGACGTCGACGGCCACTCCGCTGTTCTTCGCCCAGGCCGTGGGCCGGTACGTCCGGGCGCGACGGCGCGGGGAGACGGCGTCGATCTTCCTCCCCTCGGTACCCAACCTGATGGCGCTGGCCAACCAGCTCGAACTCGAGCGTGACCACGCGCTCGACCGGCCCGAGAAAGACGACGAGGGGTTCGGCCTCGAGGACGCCCTCATGGAGGCCGCGAACCGCGAGGACAAGGCCTCGGACTCCCTGACCAAGCAGAAGTTCGAGGCGCTCGAATCGCAGGCGTCCTTCGACCGCGTCCTCTTCGACGGCGGCGAGTTCGGCACCGGCGGCGAGATGGGCAGCGAGGACGAGCAGGACTTCCTGGGCATCCCGGGACTGCTCGACGCCGACCAGGTGGGCCAGCTGCTGCGCCAGCGCCAGCAGGAGCAGCAGTCGCGCAGGAAGTCCCGGCCGGCCGCAGCGCCCGCCGCCGAACCGCTCGTGGTGGATCACCGCCAGCTCACCGAACTGCGGGGCCAGCTGGCCAAGAACGTCTCGGCGTGGGCGGCCCGCACGGGGATGCCGCACGGCCAGGTCCACACGGAGCTGCGGCGCCAGTGCGGCGGACCCGCCGTGGCGCAGGCCAACGAGGACCAGCTCCAGCGCCGCCTGCAGAAGCTGCAGGACTGGTTCATCGGCAAGAAGTAG